Within Lujinxingia vulgaris, the genomic segment CACAGCCGTCACGGCCTTCGACGGTTACGTGAAACCGGTTGTCGATTGTTATCTCGAGAACATGGAGACTTCCCTACTTCAGGCGAAGATCCCGGCGCCTCTGCAGATCATGCAATCGCGCGGCGGATTGGCAGCTTCCCAGGTGGCGCGCCAGCGACCGGTGCGATTATTCCTTTCAGGACCGGCGGCTGGCGTAATCGGGGGGTCGGCCACAGCGCGTGCCGCCGGGTTCGAAGATGCCATCACCATCGATGTGGGAGGTACATCAAGCGATATTGCCCTGATCAAGAGCGGTGAAGCGCTGGTGCGCTCGGAAAC encodes:
- a CDS encoding hydantoinase/oxoprolinase family protein is translated as MSSEVDPAFREYERTAVTAFDGYVKPVVDCYLENMETSLLQAKIPAPLQIMQSRGGLAASQVARQRPVRLFLSGPAAGVIGGSATARAAGFEDAITIDVGGTSSDIALIKSGEALVRSET